The Nocardioides ochotonae genome segment TCCCGGGCGGTAGTCCGTGACGTAGGCGCCTGTGCAGGACACCTCCACAGGCCCGTACGACACGGACTACCCCAGGCTCACCCCTCGGGCGGCGGCTCAGACCCCGGCCCGGGCCCTCGTGGGCCAGACCAGGTAGCGGTAGGCCACGAAGTTCACGACCACCGTGATTCCCGTGGCGAGCAGCTTGGCGAGCGGTGCCGGGCCGAGCGCGAGGAGCAGGTGGATCAACACCGGCTGGAGCACCCACATGCTCACGCCGGTCGTGGCCAGGAACCGCGCCGCGTCGCGCCAGCGCAGTCGACCGGCCTTGAAGACCAGCAGACCGTTGACGGTGAAGCTGAAGGCCATGCCCGCGCTCGTGGAGATCAGGTTGGCCAGCACGATGCCGAGGTGCTCGTGCAGCAGCGTGAACAGCACGACGTCGATCGCGGTGTTGACCACGCCGACCGCGGCGAAGCGCACCGCCGAGGAGTCCAGCAACGCGCGCACCCGAGCCTTCAGCGCAGGCTCCCGCTCGTGGTCTCGCCGGCCAGCTCCGCGCCCGCGGCACGGACGTCGACGCCCAGGCCGCGGGTGACGGGCGTGCGGTGCGCTCCCCGCGCCTGGAGGGCGACCGAGTAGAGCGGACGGTCCTGGATCTCGACATATACCCGACCGAGGTAGGAGCCGATGACGCCCATCATGATCAGCTGGAGGCCGCTGAGCAGGAACATGCCGACCCCGAGGAAGGCCCACCCGGGGACCGCGCTGTCCGGGGTGAGCAGACGCACCGCGAGCACGTAGACGGCGAGCAGCAAGCTGATCCCGGAGATCAGGTAGCCCAGGCGCGAGATCATCCGCAGCGGCGTCGTGGAGAACCCGAAGATCCCGCTCGCGGCGAAGGCCACCATCTTCTTCCACGGGTAGCCCGAGGTGCCGGCGAAGCGCGAGTCGCGGTCGAACAGCAGCGCCTCCTGGCGGAACCCGACGTGCGCCACGATCCCGCGCAGGAAGCGCTCGTGCTCGCGGTAGCGGTTCACCTCCGCCACCACGCGGCGGTCCATCAGCCGGAAGTCGCCGGTGTTGCGCGGGATGTCGATCGAGGCCAGCCGGGCCAGCAGCCAGTAGAAGAGGTACGCCGTGAGCCGCTTGAAGCGGGTGTCCTTGCGGGTGCGGCGCTGGGCGTAGACGACATCGACGCCGCGCTCCCAGACCTCGATCATCTCCAGGCTCACCCGGGGCGGGTCCTGGAGGTCGGTGTCCATCACGATCACGGCGTCGGCGTCCTCGGCCTGGTCCAGCCCGGCCGTCACCGCGATCTGGTGGCCGAAGTTGCGGGAGAACCCCAGGACGCTCACTCGCGGATCGCGCTCACGCAGCTCGAGCAGCCGCTCGAGCGAGGCGTCGCGACTGCCGTCGTCGACGTAGAGGAACTCGAAATCGAGGTCGGGCCGGGCGTCCGTCGCCTCGATCAGCGCGGTGTGGAACGCACCGATGTTGGCCTCCTCGTTGAAGACCGGCAGGACGTAGGTCACCGCTGGACGGGTGTGCGAGGTGGGGCCCATGGTGCACGAGTCTAGGGAAGAAGAGCCCTCTTATCCGGCAGACGCGAGGGCCATGATCCCTATCACCACCAGCACCGTGCCGCACGCGAGCAGCACCTGCACGCGAGTGAGCCACGTCCCGAGCGCCCGATCCCGCTCCCCGACGGCGATCTCCGGCGTGTCGACGGGGGTACGGCGCAGCAGCAGCTGGCCCAGCAGGAGGGCCGCCGCCAGGCCCAGCACCGGCGCCGCGGTGGTCCAGTACCGCGGGCCCGCGATGTGCACGAACGGTTGGGTCAGCAGCGCGCCGAGCGACAAGGTGAGCAGCACGCTCACGACCTGGTCCTCGCGCCAGCGGCGTACGACGCCCACCAGCAGGGCCGCCCCGATCGCGAACGCGCCCCACACCATGCCCCGCGTCACCACGTCGACGACGGCGTCGTGCGGACGGTCGGGGTCGGTGTCGGGTCGCAGGTAGCTGTAGAACCGCTCCGGGTGGCGCACGTAGGCGTCGAGGTTGTCGAGGACGTCGCTGGCATAGCTCGCCGCGGTGACGTCTCGACGCGCGTACGCCGACATCTGCTCGGCCACGTCCATCTCGGAGAGCCCGGTGGCGCGCGCGGTCTCCCGCGAGTAGCGCAGCGGGCTGAACCACGCCGTCGAGCCCGGGTCGCAGGGCCCGAAGCAGACCTGGCTGCGGTCGCCGAAGGTGTTGGCCAGGACCGTGGGGACCGAGGTCGTGGTCATCACCGTGCCGCCCAGGCTGCTCGACGCGGCGAGCGACCACGGCACCAGGAGGCCCACGAAGGTCAGCGCCCCGAGGCCCGCGGAGACCACCGCGCGTCGTCGCTCGGCCCCGCGCAGCAGCGCGATCGCGGCCACGAGTGCCACGACGCCGAGGCCGGCGACCAGCAGCGCGGCGCTGGAGCGGAAGTAGACGACCGCGATCGCCACCAGGCCCAGCCGCGCCCCCTGGGCGAGCGTCGGCGCCTCACCACGACGCAGCACCCGGCTGAGCTCGACCAGCTCGACGATCAGCAGCACCACCAGGATGCCGGCGAACAGGTCGCCCCAGGCAGCCATCGAGAACGCCGCCCACACCGGCACCAGGCCCGGCAGCACCAGCAGCGCACCGGCGTACACGACCCCCAGGCTGCGGTACACCCGCAGCACGGTGGCGAGGAAGACCAGGCTGGTCACGATGCCGAGGTAGCCGCGCAGCACCGCGATGTCGGCGTCCGGGACGACGAGGTAGAGGGGCGTCAGCAGCATCGCCATGCCGGGCATGAACCAGCCGCTGCTCACGACGTTGCGCTCCACCTCGGCCCAGTCGGGCCCGGTGAAGGTGACTGCGTCCCGCAGCATGTTGGACAGCGCCTTGCCGCCGTTGACGTACGACGACTCGTCGCCGACCAGCTGGCCCTGGGCGATCTGGAGGTACACGACCAGCTTGATGGCCAGGTGTGCGAGGACCAGGGCGAGCAGGACCCGCTCCCCGCGCGACCGGGCCTGCCACCAGGTCCGCACTCGACTCTCGGGACTCACAGGACGCTCAGGACTCACAGGGATCACGGGCCGCGCGGGGCTCTCGGCGCTCACGGGGCCACCTCGAACCGCTTGGTGACGAAGCTGTTGTCGCAGTCCGGGTCGGCCGACGCGCGCTCGGTGGTCGGCAGGTCCAGCTCGACGACACCCCGGACGATCGGGTCGGGCGCGGGGTTGTCGAGCTCGGTGAGCCGGATCTCGACCCGACCGGCCTCGCTGGGCTCGCCGGCCACCGTCCGGCGCCCGACCAGGCCGTCGGAGGTGGTCTCGGTCGCGTAGCCCGCCACGGTGAGCGCCGCCTCGAGCCGGTCGCGCACCTCGGCGCGGTCGAGCAGCGACCAGTGCAGCACCAGGTGCCGGCGGGCCCGGTCGCCGGTGCCGATGTCGCCGTCGGTGCGCACGACGTAGGGGAAGTCGAGCTCCAGGCCCTCCGGCAACGGGTAGCAGCCCACCTCCAGCGGGTCCGCCGCCAGCTCGGGGCGGTAGTTCCCGGTCGGCTCGGCCCGTCCCTGGGTCGCGCCCACGAGAGCGAGGACGACCAGTCCGGCGACGGCGAGGAGGACGGCGTGGGGCGCGCGCAGCGCCCGGGCCCGGGAGGAAGGGGCAGCATGATCGGCACGAGGCATAACGGCCCGATATTAGGCGCTCGGTGCCCCCGCCACGCGGAGGATGCCGAACTCGGGGCGGCGGATCCGCGGCCGTGTGCTGGGCAGCACACGGCGGCGCTGCCACAGTGGAGGCATGACCCCCGACGTCACCACCCCGCCGGCCCCGCTGGCACCCGTCGCCGAGGACTGGGACCGCGCGCTCTGCGTCGTCGCCCACCCCGACGACCTCGAGTTCGGCGCCGCGGCCGCCGTCGCGCGGTGGACCGGCCAGGGCAAGCAGGTCGTCTACGCCATGGTGACCAGCGGCGAGGCCGGCATCGACGGGCTGCATCCCGAGCAGTGCCGCGGGCTGCGGGAGGCCGAGCAGGTCGAGTCGGCCCGCATCGTCGGGGTCGACGTCATGGACTTCCTCGGCCTGCCCGACGGCATCCTGGAGTACGGCGTGGCCCTGCGCCGCGCCATCGCGGCTGCGGTTCGCCACCACCGCCCGGAGATCGTCGTCACCAACAACTTCCGCGACACCTGGGGCGGGCGCAACCTCAACCAGGCCGACCACATCGCGGTGGGCCGCGCCACCCTCGACGCGGTGCGCGACGCCGGCAACCGCTGGGTGTTCCCCGAGCAGCTCACCGACGGCATGGAGCCCTGGGGCGGCGTCCGGGAGGTCTGGGCCGCCGGGTCCCCGCAGGCGGCCCACGCCGTCGACACCACCGCGACCTTCCAGGCCGGCGTCGCCTCGCTGGAGGCGCACGAGGCCTACATCGCCGGACTGGGCTGGGAGGACTGGGACGCCGGCGAGTTCCTCGAGGGCGCGTCCCGCGGCGCCGGGCAGCGCCTCGGCACGACCTTCGCGGCCGCCTTCGAGGTCTTCCCCATGGGCTGGGGCAGCTGAGCGGACGCTCGGGCCGGGCTCAGTCCCGTGGTCTCACGTGCTCGGCACGCACCCATCCGTGGGCGAGCTCCCACGCGCGCACGCCGCCACCGGATGCCCACACCACCAGCGCCTCCCAGTGGCCCTGGACGCGGCGCCACTCCAGGATCAGCCCGGGGCTGCGCTCCTGCCAGCGCCCGGTGCGGCAGACCCAGACGTGGCGGGGCACGTCGTGTCCCTGCAACCCTGTGACCTGATCTCGCACCCCCTCAGATTAGAACATCTGTTCGAGACGCGCCAGGGTGGGTCGGTGCCGAGCGGCACGACCCCGCTCAGTCCTCGGGGTCAGTCCTCGGGGTCGGCGGCGAGGTCCTCGTCGTGGGTGCCCGGTCGCGGTGCCCACGGCAGCTCCCGGGCGGCGCGGACCACGACCAGCCGGTCCCCGCGCGCGAGCAGCGAGACCACCGGGTCGAAGTAGCGGTAGACCTTCTCGTCGCGCACGACCGAGATCACCTGGTCGGGCAGCGACTGCGGTGGGCGCCCGACCTCGGACACCAGCAGCTCGCGCTCGGCGACCTCCAGGCCGTGGCCGTAGGTGAGCAGGTCCTCCATGACCGACCCGAGCGTCGGCGACAGCGAGGAGAGCCCCAGCAGGCGGCCGACGGCGTCGGAGGAGGTGATCACCGAGTTGGCGCCGGACTGCTTCATCAGCGGGGCGTTCTCCTGCTCGCGCACCGAGGCGACGATCCAGGCGTCCGGGTTGAGCTGGCGCACGGTGAGCGTGGCCAGCACGTTGGAGGCGTCGGAGTCGGTGGTGATGATGATCTGGTCGGCCTCCCCCACTCCGGCACGCCGCAGCACGTTGCGCCGCGTGGCGTCGCCGGTGACGACCGCCAGCCCGTCGGCGTGGGCGTCCTGCAGGGCGGTGCCGCTGGGGTCCACGACGACCACCGCCTCGCGGTTCAGCCCGTTGCGGACCAGGGTGTCGACGGCGCTGCGGCCCTTGGTGCCGTATCCGACGACCACGACGTGGTGACCCATGTGCTTCCTCCAACGAGCCACCCGGAACATCTCCCGGCCCTGCGAGGCGAGCACCTCGAGGGTGGTCCCGATGAGGAGGACCAGGAAGGCGATACGGGCGGGGGTGATGACGAAGGCGTTGATCGTGCGGGCGGTCTCGCTCACGGGGGCGATGTCGCCGTAGCCCGTCGTGCTCAGTGTGACGGTGGTGTAGTAGATCGCGTCCAGCAGGTCGATCTGGCCGGTGGGGTCGTTGCCGTCGACGTAGCCGTCGCGGTCGAAGTACACCAGCATGACCGTGCCGACCAGGATCGCCAGCGCGGCCAGCAGCCGCCGGCCCAGCTCCCACCACGGCGAGCGCACGCGCTCGGGCAGGGACACGACGCCAACGCCCTCCTGGGCGGGGTCGGGAGGGGCGACGGGCACGTCCCGAATCTAGTCCCCTCCGGCCCGGATGGCGCCACTGCGGCCCCGCTCACCGGCGCGTCCCGGACCAGACCCCCGGGATCAGGCTTCCGGTTCAGACCTCCGGCGCCGGCGCCGGCGCCGCCGCGGGGCGCTCGCGCCCGCCCAGCTGTCGCAGCCGCTGCACCAGCTCGCGACGGGCGCGCGAGGTGGAGGACTGCGCGAAGACCTGGTCGAAGGCGGCGTTGACGGCCGCGCCGATCAGCACCGCGATCGCCACCACGTAGAGCCAGAGCAGCACCGCGATCGGCGCGGCCAGCGGCCCGTAGACCGAGCGGGAGTCGGCCGCGGTCGCGGTGAGCACCCAGCGCAGCAGGTAGGAGCCGACCACCCAGGCGAACAGCGAGAACGTCGCGCCCGGGAGGTTGAATCGCCAGCTGGTCCGCACCGGCACCGACACGTGGTAGAGCGTGGCCAGGAAGCAGATGCAGACCAGCACCACCACCGGCCAGTAGAAGCCGAGCACGAAGTCGAAGCCCCCGGGCAGCCAGTCGCGCAGCAGCGCCGGGCCGAGGACCATCAGCGGGACCGCGACGACGCCGGTCACCAGCGCCAGCACGTAGAGCACGAACGACAGGGCACGGGTGCGGACGATCCCGCGCGACCCGCCGAGCCCGTGCATGATCGTGATGGTGTCGACGAAGACGTTGAGCGCCCGCGACCCCGACCACAGCGCGAGCACGAAGCCCAGCGAGATGACGTCGAAGCGCCCGCCCTCGAGCACGTCGTCCATCGTCGGCACGATCACCCGCTCGACCGCACCGTCGGTGAGCAGCCGCGAGGACAGCTCGATCACCGCGTCGCGCACGTTCGCCACCTCGTCCGGGGAGAACCGCCCGGTGACGTAGCCGATCGCGCCGGCCATCGCGAAGATCAGCGGCGGCACCGAGAGCACCGCGAAGAACGCGCCCTCCGCGGCGAGCCCGGTGACCCGGTGCCGCAGGCACGAGCCCACGGTGCTGACCACCAGGCGCCACAGGGTGTGGCGAGCGCGCCTCAGCCGGTCCGCCGTCGCCGCCCCGGCCGCTGCGTGCCGGGAGTGCGAGGCCATGGCACTTACCGTAACCACATGGAGACCTCCCACCCGCGATCTGCGCTCCGCGTCGTCATCAACCAGGCGCCCCCGCTGGTGGGGCACAACGTGGTCACCGCCGACCTCGCGCTGAGCGAGGCCGTCGTCCGCCACGCGGGCGACGCGGTGCTGGCCGACCTGGTGCCGCTCGGGGCGGACGCCGGCAGCGCGGAGGCCCGCGAGCACGGCCTTCTGGCCAACGAGCACCCGCCGCGGCTCACGGCGTACGACCGCTACGGCCACCGCGTCGACGAGGTCGCCTTCCACCCCTCCTGGCACTGGCTGATGGAGCGTGCGGTCGGCCACGGCCTCGGCGCCACGGCCTGGGAGCAGCAGGAGGACGGCGACGCCCACGCCCACGTACGCCGCGCGGCCGGGTTCATGGCCTGGTCGCACACCGAGCCGGGCCACGGCTGCCCGGTCTCGATGACGTACGCCGCGGTGCCCGCGCTGCGCACCGACCCGGCGCTCGCCGCGGAGTGGTCCCCGCTGCTGGCCTCGCGGATCTACGACCCCGGCGTGCGCCGGCCCGAGGACAAGCTCGGCGCGCTGGCCGGGATGGGGATGACCGAGAAGCAGGGCGGCTCCGACGTCCGCACCAACCGCACCGAGGCGCGGGCGACGGGCACCGAGGGCACCTACACGCTGCACGGCCACAAGTGGTTCACCTCGGCACCGATGAACGACGTCTTCCTCATGCTCGCCCAGGCGCCGGGCGGGCTGAGCTGCTTCGTCGTGCCGCGGGTGCTGCCCGACGGCACCCGCAACCAGCTCGACGTGGTGCGGCTCAAGGACAAGCTCGGCAACCGCTCCAACGCCTCCGCCGAGCTCGAGCTCGACGGCACCGTCGCGGTCCGGCTCGGCGAGGAGGGTCGCGGGGTCCGCACGATCATCGAGATGGTCGCCGCCACCCGCCTGGACTGCGTGCTCGGCTCCACCTCCCTCATGCGCCGCGCGGTCTCCGAGGCCGCCTGGCACGCCGCGCACCGCTCGGCCTTCGGCGCGCGACTGCTCGACCAGCCGCTGATGCGCAACGTCGTCGCCGACCTCGCCGTCGAGACCGAGGCGGCCACCGCGCTCGCCCTCCGACTCGCGGCGGCCGTCGACGACCTCGCCGACCCGCACGAGGCCGCGCTGCGCCGCATCGCGCTGCCGCTGGCGAAGTTCTGGGTCTGCAAGCGCACCCCCGCCGTGGTGGCCGAGGCGCTGGAGTGCCTGGGCGGCAACGGCTACGTCGAGGAGTCGGTGCTGCCGCTGCTGTTCCGCGAGTCCCCGCTCAACTCGGTGTGGGAGGGCTCGGGCAACGTCAACGCCCTCGACGTGCTGCGCGCCATCACCCGGGAGCCGGAGGCGCTGAACGCGTGGATCACCGAGGTCGGCCGCGCCCGCGGGGGCGACGCCCGCCTCGACCGGGCCGTCGACGACACCCTCGCCCTGCTCGGCTCGCTGATGGCCGACGCCGAGCGGCTCGAGGTCGGCGCGCGCCGACTGGCCGGCCGGATGGCCGCGGTGCTCCAGGGCTCGCTGCTGGTGCGCTTCGCCCCGCCCGAGGTCGCCGACGCGTTCTGCGCCTCCCGTCTCGGCACGTCGTACGACGGGACGTTCGGCGCGCTCGAGGGCGGCGACCTGCGCGCCCTGGTCGAGCGCGCGACGCCGCGCGTCTGAGGCGGCCACCCGCCGTTTCCGGGCGGCGCGCGCGGGTAAGGGACTGTGACGCAGCCCACACCTGCCGGAGGTGCCCCGTGACCACCGCCCACGAGCGAGACCAGGGAGAGGGCCGGCGCACCGACGTCGACCAGGCCTTCCTCGACAACGCGACGTACCGCAGCCTCGGCGAGCAGCACCTGTCCCCGCGCGAGGAGCGCTTCGAGAAGACCCGGCGCACCGTCGGCCTGGTGCTGGCGCCGCTGGTCACGATCGTCTTCCTGCTCGTGCCGACCGGGCTGGAGGACGAGCAGCACACGCTCGCCGCGGTGCTGCTCGGCGTCATCGTCCTCTGGGTCACCGAGCCGGTGCCGATCCCCATCGGCGGCTTCATCGGCATCTGCGCGATCGTGCTGCTCGGCGTGGTCACCGCCGACGAGGCCCTCGAGCCGTTCGGCTCCTCGACCGTGTTCACCTTCATCGGCGCCTTCATCCTCGCCCAGGCCATGCTCAAGCACGGCGTCGCGCGGCGCTTCGCGATGTTCGTGCTGAGCCTGCCCGGCATCGGCACCTCGACGATCCGGATCATCATCGCCTTCGGCGCGATCACCGCGCTGCTCTCGGCCTTCGTCTCCAACACCGCGACCGTCGCGATGCTGCTGCCGACCGCGATCGGCATCCTCACCGTGGTCGCCAAGCTGCTCCAGGCCCGCGGCGAGGTCGCCGAGGACTTCGACCCGCTGCGGCTGCGGGTGGGCGCGGCGCTGATGCTGATGCTCGCCTACGGCGCCAGCGTCGGCGGGCTGCTGACTCCGGTCGGCTCCCCGCCCAACCTGATCGGGCGCGGCCTGATCGAGGAGGCCACGGGCGAGCGGATCTCGTTCCTCGACTGGGTGATGATGGCGCTGCCGATCTGCGCGCTGATGTTCGTCGCGCTCGCGGTGCTGGTGCTGCTGCTCAACCGCCCCGAGACCCGCCACCTCGAGGGCGTCGAGGAGTACGTCCGCGAGGAGAAGGCCCGCCTCGGCGCCTTCTCGGTCGCCGAGCGCAACACGCTGATCGCCTTCACCGTCACCGTGACGCTGTGGATCCTGCCCGGCGTCGTGGCCCTCGTCGCCGGCACCGACTCCAGCACCTACGAGACGGTCACGAACCGCCTCGACGAGGGGATCGTGGCGATCCTCGGCGCCTCTCTGCTCTTCCTGCTCCCGACCAAGTGGGAGGAGCGCGAGTTCACGCTGCGCTGGAGCGACGCGGCCCGCATCGACTGGGGCACGGTCATGCTGTTCGGCACCGGCATCATCTTCGGCAGCCTGCTGGAGTCCAGCGGCCTGGCCGAGACGCTCGGCAACGGCGCGTCCGACACGCTGGGCCTCTCCAGCGTGTTCTGGATCACCGTGTTCGCGGTCGCGCTGGCCATCCTCGTCTCCGAGACGACCAGCAACACCGCCTCGGCGGCGGTGGTGGTGCCGATCATCATCCCGATCGCCGTCGCGGCGGGGGTCAACCCATTCGTGCCCGCGCTCGCCGCGACCTTCGCGGCCTCGTTCGGGTTCATGCTCCCGGTCTCGACCCCGCAGAACGCCATCGTCTACGGCTCCGGCGCGGTGCCGATCACCACCATGATCCGCACCGGGGCGTCCTTCGACGTGATCGGCGCGATCCTGATCGTGATCCTCCTGCCGGTGATGGCCTCGATGATCGGCCTGGTCTGAGGTGGCCCACGAGATCGGCGTCATCCCCGGCGACGGGATCGGCGCGGAGGTGATCGACGCGACCCGCACCGTGCTCGACGCGGTCGCCGACGTGCACGACCTGGAGCTGTCCTGGGTGGAGCACGACTGGTCGTGCCGGCGCTACGCCCAGACCGGGACGATGATGCCCGAGGACGGACTCGACACCCTGGCCCGGCACGACGCGATCCTGCTCGGCGCGGTCGGCTGGCCCGGCGTCCCCGACCACGTGTCGCTGTGGGGGCTGCTGATCCCGATCCGCCGCCACTTCCGCCAGTACGTCAACGAGCGCCCGATCGCGCTGTTCGAGGGGATGACCAGCCCGCTGCGCGCCGTCGAGCCCGGCGGCCTCGACCTCGTCGTCGTGCGCGAGAACGTCGAGGGCGAGTACAGCGAGATCGGCGGGCGGATGAACCGCGGCTTCCCCGACGAGATGGCCGTGCAGGAGGCGGTCTTCACCCGGGCCGGGGTCAGTCGGATCGCCGACCATGCCTTCGACCTCGCGCGCCGCCGACGCGGCTACCTGACCTCGGCGACCAAGAGCAACGGGATCGTGCACACCATGCCGTTCTGGGACGAGGTGGTGCGCGAGCGGGCCGCCGCGCATCCCGACGTGCGCTGGGACAGCGAGCTGATCGACGCGCTCGCCGCGAAGATCGTGCTGGAGCCCGGCCGGTTCGACGTGATCGTGGCCTCCAACCTGTTCGGCGACATCCTCAGCGACCTCACCGCGGCGGTCGCCGGCAGCATCGGGATCGCGCCGTCGGCCAACCTGGACCCGACGCGCGAGCACCCCTCGATGTTCGAGCCGGTGCACGGCTCGGCACCCGACATCGCGGGGAAGGGGATCGCCAACCCGATCGGCACGGTGTGGTCGGCGGTGCTGATGCTCGACCACCTCGGCCACGGCGAGGCGGCCGCGCACCTGATGGACGCCGTACGCCGCAGCCTGCGCGAGCCCGCGACCCGCACCCGCGACCTCGGCGGGAGCGCCGGCACGGCGGAGGTCGTCGAGGCGCTGGTGGCAGCGGTGCGCGCCTGACCCGTCCGAGCCGGAACGCAGCACGGCCGCCCGCCCCGGTGGGGCGGACGGCCGTGCGGAGCCGGAGCGGCTCGGGGTCAGGAGAGCTCGAGACCCGGGTACAGCGGGTGCTTGTCGAGCATCTCGGCCGAGGCCGAGCGGACCCGGTCGGCCACGCCGTCGGCGAGCGCGTAGCTCGCCTTCGAGGGGCCGCCGGCCTTGGTGGTGCCCGGGGTGGTGTTCGAGAGCACCTCGACGATGAGCTCGGCGGTCCGGTCGAACTCGTCGCGGCCGAAGCCACGGGTGGTCAGCGCCGGGGTGCCGAGCCGGATGCCGGAGGTGTACCAGGCGCCGTTCGGGTCGTTCGGGACCGAGTTGCGGTTGGTGACGACGCCGGCGTCGAGCAGCGCCGACTCCGCCTGGCGGCCGGTGAGGCCGAAGGAGGTGACGTCGAGCAGCACCAGGTGGTTGTCGGTGCCGCCGGTGACCAGGTTGGCCCCGCGGCGCAGGAAGCCCTCGGCGAGCGACTTGGCGTTGTCGGCGACGTCCTGGGCGTAGCCGCGGAAGGACTCCTGGCGGGCCTCGGCCAGGGCGACGGCCTTGGCGGCCATCACGTGGCTGAGCGGGCCGCCGAGCACCATCGGGCAGCCGCGGTCGACGGACGGGGCGTACTCCTTGGTGGCCAGCACCATGCCGCCGCGCGGGCCGCGCAGGGACTTGTGGGTGGTCGTGGTGACGACGTGGGCGTGCGGGATCGGGTCCTCGTCGCCCGTGAACACCTTGCCGGCGACCAGACCCGCGAAGTGCGCCATGTCGACCATCAGCGTCGCGCCGACCGAGTCGGCGATCTCGCGCATCTTGGCGAAGTTCACCCGGCGGGGGTACGCCGAGTAGCCGGCGACCAGGATGAGCGGCTTGAACTCGCGGGCCTTGGCGGCGAGCGCGTCGTAGTCGATCAGGCCGGTGACCGGGTCGGTGCCGTACTGCTGCTGGTGGAACATCTTGCCCGAGATGTTCGGGCGGAAGCCGTGGGTGAGGTGGCCGCCGGTGTCCAGGCTCATGCCGAGCAGCCGCTGGTTGCCCAGCTCGCGGCGCAGCGTCTCCCACTCCTCGTCGGTGAGGTCGTTGACGTTCTTCTTCTCGGCGCGCTCCAGCCACGGGCCCTCGACGCGGTGCGCGAGGATCGCCCAGAAGGCGGTCAGGTTGGCGTCGATGCCGGAGTGCGGCTGCACGTAGGCGTACTCGGCACCGAAGAGCTCGCGGGCGTGCTCGGCGGCGAGCGCCTCGACGGTGTCGACGTTCTGGCACCCGGCGTAGAAGCGGTGCCCGACCGTGCCCTCGGCGTACTTGTCGCTCAGCCAGGTGCCCATCGTGAGCAGCACCGCCGGCGAGGCGTAGTTCTCGCTCGCGATCAGCTTCAGCGAACCGCGCTGGTCGGCCAGCTCCTGGCGGGTCGCCTCCGCGATCCGGGGCTCCACCGAGGCGATGACCTCAAGAGCTTGGGAGTAGGCGCTGCTGGTGAGGGCATCGAGGTCGCTCATGGTGCTCAGCCTAGAACGGCCCGCGGCAGGGCCGCCCATCGTGCCCACTCCCGGGACGCGGAATGCCGGGCACGGATGCGACCTGCGCCACACCGGACCCGCGATCCACGCGTGGAGCGCTCCGCAGCGTCTCAATCCGTGGACCCGCGTCTCACGGCATGAGATTGATGGTTGTGGGCGGACCTTCCGAGGACTGAGACTCCTTGACATGGTCACTGCTGCTACCCACACCCACCTCGTGGTCCGACGCCACGTGGACTTCGGGCGTACCCGCAGCATGATGTGTTGGCCCCGCTGAGCCGCACGCACGTCCACGACGTACCTGCGGCAACCGCCGCC includes the following:
- a CDS encoding SLC13 family permease, with product MTTAHERDQGEGRRTDVDQAFLDNATYRSLGEQHLSPREERFEKTRRTVGLVLAPLVTIVFLLVPTGLEDEQHTLAAVLLGVIVLWVTEPVPIPIGGFIGICAIVLLGVVTADEALEPFGSSTVFTFIGAFILAQAMLKHGVARRFAMFVLSLPGIGTSTIRIIIAFGAITALLSAFVSNTATVAMLLPTAIGILTVVAKLLQARGEVAEDFDPLRLRVGAALMLMLAYGASVGGLLTPVGSPPNLIGRGLIEEATGERISFLDWVMMALPICALMFVALAVLVLLLNRPETRHLEGVEEYVREEKARLGAFSVAERNTLIAFTVTVTLWILPGVVALVAGTDSSTYETVTNRLDEGIVAILGASLLFLLPTKWEEREFTLRWSDAARIDWGTVMLFGTGIIFGSLLESSGLAETLGNGASDTLGLSSVFWITVFAVALAILVSETTSNTASAAVVVPIIIPIAVAAGVNPFVPALAATFAASFGFMLPVSTPQNAIVYGSGAVPITTMIRTGASFDVIGAILIVILLPVMASMIGLV
- a CDS encoding tartrate dehydrogenase, yielding MAHEIGVIPGDGIGAEVIDATRTVLDAVADVHDLELSWVEHDWSCRRYAQTGTMMPEDGLDTLARHDAILLGAVGWPGVPDHVSLWGLLIPIRRHFRQYVNERPIALFEGMTSPLRAVEPGGLDLVVVRENVEGEYSEIGGRMNRGFPDEMAVQEAVFTRAGVSRIADHAFDLARRRRGYLTSATKSNGIVHTMPFWDEVVRERAAAHPDVRWDSELIDALAAKIVLEPGRFDVIVASNLFGDILSDLTAAVAGSIGIAPSANLDPTREHPSMFEPVHGSAPDIAGKGIANPIGTVWSAVLMLDHLGHGEAAAHLMDAVRRSLREPATRTRDLGGSAGTAEVVEALVAAVRA
- a CDS encoding glycine hydroxymethyltransferase, producing the protein MSDLDALTSSAYSQALEVIASVEPRIAEATRQELADQRGSLKLIASENYASPAVLLTMGTWLSDKYAEGTVGHRFYAGCQNVDTVEALAAEHARELFGAEYAYVQPHSGIDANLTAFWAILAHRVEGPWLERAEKKNVNDLTDEEWETLRRELGNQRLLGMSLDTGGHLTHGFRPNISGKMFHQQQYGTDPVTGLIDYDALAAKAREFKPLILVAGYSAYPRRVNFAKMREIADSVGATLMVDMAHFAGLVAGKVFTGDEDPIPHAHVVTTTTHKSLRGPRGGMVLATKEYAPSVDRGCPMVLGGPLSHVMAAKAVALAEARQESFRGYAQDVADNAKSLAEGFLRRGANLVTGGTDNHLVLLDVTSFGLTGRQAESALLDAGVVTNRNSVPNDPNGAWYTSGIRLGTPALTTRGFGRDEFDRTAELIVEVLSNTTPGTTKAGGPSKASYALADGVADRVRSASAEMLDKHPLYPGLELS